In Rosa rugosa chromosome 4, drRosRugo1.1, whole genome shotgun sequence, the genomic stretch AAACAAAATTTATTTGGTAGCTTGTCCATATAGGGCTTCTCGTCGAATGAGTAAATGCGTATTCGCCTTTTGTCAAGGCGGTGCCGCCATCATATCTCAGTCATTGCAAAGTCGCAAAATACACTTCTCCCCCGGGAGGACTTGTTTGAGCAAAGCACATAAGTTGAGGTACTCGAACAACATGGCTGTTGCCAGCAATGAGTGAAAGTGTGTGCTGCCTAACGAAAGAGGGGCTGTCAACTGTGTTTAACAAGGTCTTGGACACACATCGGATGCAACCCAGTGACTCTACCGGCAGTCTCAAAAGGATGTACACCACAATATCGATGGGTAGCGATCCTCGGGATTTCGTTGCGGTTGTAGTACTGCCTCCTCAATCTGTTGCACCTCACCATCTCCAAATTTCCTTttgaagctagctagctaggttaaCCAGTCAACAAAGGGCTGAATAGTTTTCACGAGCTAAATATTTACCCTTTGATCCTTTTCTATAGTAATTAAATCCTGTTTCCAATTTCCAATTCTCATTAGAATCggaaaaccaaaccctaaaaggGAAGGAATTGAAGAAATGGTATGGGACTCGGTGATCAAGCAAATGAAAATTTAATAGGTCCCTTTTTTTTTGCTTTACATGTGACCTACCTAGCACGGAGACCGCCTCTTTCCGTGAAGCAAAGAAGGAAAGCCACACCATAGATGAGCAGTGCTGTCGGAGGCAAAATCGGCACTACACTGTTTCTCAGGATTACACTGTTCATAAGGGAGTTAAAGCTGTAGAGTAGAGAATTTAGCGTGATCGAGTTCCGCATTTTGTCCTCCAAAAATAATCTGAAATTCTGAATCACTGTCACTTATCAGTAGCTTTTCACTACCATCTATAAAACTCTGTTGCTTCCCACCCAGCCATTTCATTTGCAGAACATGTTCCCTGATGCTCACATGCCGTAGTTCTTGAATGTTCCTACCAATAGCCATTGCACGAGCAGCGTCCCTCCCGAAAATGATGAAACCGGCTGCGGTCTCTAACAATTATCGTCCTGTTATAAACCCCTGAGAGAATCCTCCCAAAGTTGTGGCAATCAACACAAGTGCGAAGATTCTTGGCCAGTCTAATTGTCGTGCCGGGTGGAGTTGCCAGCACTCCAAAAGCAATAGCTAATTTCTCGCTGTGATAAGAGAGTGCATATCCCTTCTCTTCTGTCCCCAACTTGTGCAGTTCTGATGATACATCAGCAACATAACCAGCAATCTTCAGCTGACTATTGATCTCATCCAGCATTCTGTAGATTTCGTCCTTCCTTGGATGCGAAACATCATCCACCAAAAACTCATGGACTGTTCCATTCAGTATAATTGTGCTGCAGCCTGGTGTAGTTTGAATTGCTTTTTCCTTCATAAACTTCCTCAATTCAGCTAATTTCTCCCAGTTTTCAGCTGAAGAGTAAATATTCATCAACAGAACATAGTCCCCTGCCTCAAGAGCCTTGAGTTCGATCAAATGATCCACCACACGTTCCCCAAGGGTTTCATAGTTATGAATCTTGCAAGCCCCAAGTAAGGTTCTCCATATCTTCGAATCTGGTTTCATATCCATCGACATTATAAGCTGATATGCTTGATCAAGTCGACCAGCCCGACCCAAAAGATCAACCAAGCACCCATAGTGATGGACGTTAGGCACTACTCCAAACTCTTTGCTCATGCGATCAAAAATATCCATTGCTTCATCAACCAACCCACAATGACTGCAAGCCGAAAGAACACCAGTAAAAGTCTGCTCATCAGGTAAAACCCCCATTCTCTGCATCTCACAAAACGCTTCAACAGCGTCTCTGTCATGCCCATTCACAGCAAGCCCAGAAATGATTGCACTCCATGAAACCACATTTCTACCCCGCATCCCCTTAAACACCTCATAAGCCTGATCCAAACACCCACACCGCGAATACATAGTTATAAGAGCATTGCAGAGATTAGAAGCACCGATATAACCATGTTCTTCAATGTACCTGTGAACCCTTTCGCCAAACTCCAACGCATTCAAGTTTGCGCAAGCTTGGAGCATAAGTAAACAAGTAACATCATCAGGCTCACATCCGTAACATTCGCTCCGCATAATGTCAAACAAACCCAAAGCATCCGTGCTGCGGCTGTTATGCAGAAAACAAGAAATCAACACATTCCAGGCAACAGTGTCTCTGTGAAGAATTTCGTCGAACACCTTACATGCATCATCGTACTCGCCACAAATCGAGTACAGGTCCATCAAAGTCGTGAGTAAACGACTGTCTGATTGCTGCCCATCTCTCACAATCCTGGCCTGAACCTGAATTCCACCTAATAAGTACTTGACTCTAACACAACACTTGATTACGAAAGAGGAGGAGAGAGCGTTGCTACGGAGACCTCGCCGCCTCAAATCAAGGTAAAGATGAATCCCCTCCTGGGGTGAATCACTCACTGAGTAAGCTCTTATCACAGTGTTGTAGTGAATGGCTTTGGGTTTGGGAATCTGAAACAAGAATTGGCGGGAATAGGTCAAGTTTTGGAAAGGTGGGGAAAGCGAAACGAGGGACAAGAAGTGGAAGCAGATTGAGGAGTCGAGAATGAGAGAGGTTTGGAGAATGTGGGCGTGGATTTGGAGCAAATGGGATTTGTGGGTGCATGATTTGATGAGGGAGAGGAGGGAGTCTTTGAGGGTTTGAGTACAAGGGATGATGATGGGTTTGGTCTGGTTTTGGTGGTGATGGGGTTTTGGGTTAGTGGTGAAGAGTGAGGAGAGGGTGGAGGTGAAACGAGTACAAGAGATGTTGCAGTTTGAGCGCAGGAGGGGGTGTGAGATTGCGGTCATTTTCCACTCTCTGCTTTCTGAGATGTGAATTTATATGTTCTTGCCGCCCGCCTTCTCTTTTTTCTGCTAGAATTTGAGAATTTGAGAATTTTTTATCAGACTAATGGTTTGTTCATTTTTAAGTACTTGAACCGACACAAAATTGGTCTAATGGTAAATTTCAAGTTTgaattctctttttttttaaaaagtaaCAAACACATTGTATGTTGAGTTTATGGACTAGCTAGTATGAAAATGTTGAGTAGaacttatttattttcataaaattattattattttttttttttgttcatttcATGTTGAGATATCAATTAATTCTGTAAGATATTTGAATAGATGGATTGATATTTCACATCCAACCTACTATGTCAAAGAAGAACCAAAAACTAAATCAACCGTCTACTTGACTAACCATTTTCATGTGCTTAAGACAGGATGTTCTGAAGAGCTGGCCTTTCTTCAGAGCCCACTGTTCATATGAACAACTAATTTAACCATGTTGCAAATTCACAAAATCAACccaaaaaaatcagaaaaactaAACTACTGATCGGGCTGTTATGATTCCCTTTTATATCATCATGCTAGAGGAAGATGAGAAGGAGTCAGATAAAAGTGACTTAATCTCTTCGTCTTCCTCGTCTCCTCGATTGTCAAGAATAGCGATGGACTTGCCTCCACGAGTATCAATGGTGCTGAAATTAGAAGAATGGGGTGGATAATCAATCAGATTCTTCCCCATGATCTTTCTCTTCTTGTAGTTGGCCTTAAAACAAGCCTGTCTCAACCGCTTGGTATTATCCTCCAGTTGCATATCAGGAGCTTCCTCCATCAACTTCTTCTCCCTCTCCAACAACTCGATCGCATTCCGAAGCTTCTCTTCgttctcctcttcttcctttcccAACTCCTTCATACGAAGCACAACAAAAAAATGTGATAATGCATCCGAATTTTGAGATTATTCACACATTAATCATCACTTGCTTTAGAAAATTATATATTCCAatggtgaatttttttttttttgaaatatgtcATACTTAGGTACCTGAATGTTCCGGATTAGGGTTTGGAGGCTGGTGAGTTTCCGATGAGGCCAACGACGAATACCCAACTCCCGGCACCTTTTCTTCAAAAGGGTCAAGCCTATATTCAGTTCCTTCGCTGCCTGAGTTATAGGCATGTAAAAGTACGGGGAGATTGTTTCCCTAGACAATAATCTCGACGATGAATAGCTTCTAGTACTACTACCACTTTTCACTTCATGATCAATTCTCATGCAccgcctcttcctcttcctctccctctcttcacccacatgttCTCTGTCAGCACCACTTTGATCTTCATTGCTAGGAAGCAGTAAATTAGGTTGCTGcttttcttgttgttgttgttgctgctgctgctgttgctgttgttcttgttcttgttgatgatgatgattaggGCGCTCAAACCCAGAAGCGAACAACTCACTGTTAACTCCATTCTCAGTCTCATTTCCATTATCTCCAAAGGAAAAATCATCTCCTATATTTTCAGAAACTTATTTACACACATATAAGAACAATAGATAGAAACTTATATATATGATTGATCATCACCTGGAAATAGGCGGATTGGTTGAATATCGAGCGAAGGAAGACAACTCTCCATGAAAGGAAGAGCATCAATAAAAGTGTAGTCTTGCACCATCGGCGGAAATTCATTTTCCCAATCAAGTACCGGAGCATACCCACTTCTCCACCAATTAATTAAGAATCATAAGATTAATGGTTTTAAGTACTAATCAAATCAGAGGAATGCAGTTAGATCAAACACTAATCAATATTGTACCTGAAATCAGCAGGAGAAAATTGATTTGGGAATGAGAATGGGTTTTCATGATCCTTAGAAACTACCCAATTAGGGTTACTCGTCAGGGAATGACTCTGATGGTGAGTACTCCTCATTGTCATTGCACCCAAGTCGAGAAAGAGGAACAGATTAATGGCCGGCGGTGAATATAAATGTGAAGAGCTCTTATCgacttgaggaagaagaagaggcaaaTAGTGAATGTATATATAGG encodes the following:
- the LOC133744052 gene encoding pentatricopeptide repeat-containing protein At3g47530, whose protein sequence is MTAISHPLLRSNCNISCTRFTSTLSSLFTTNPKPHHHQNQTKPIIIPCTQTLKDSLLSLIKSCTHKSHLLQIHAHILQTSLILDSSICFHFLSLVSLSPPFQNLTYSRQFLFQIPKPKAIHYNTVIRAYSVSDSPQEGIHLYLDLRRRGLRSNALSSSFVIKCCVRVKYLLGGIQVQARIVRDGQQSDSRLLTTLMDLYSICGEYDDACKVFDEILHRDTVAWNVLISCFLHNSRSTDALGLFDIMRSECYGCEPDDVTCLLMLQACANLNALEFGERVHRYIEEHGYIGASNLCNALITMYSRCGCLDQAYEVFKGMRGRNVVSWSAIISGLAVNGHDRDAVEAFCEMQRMGVLPDEQTFTGVLSACSHCGLVDEAMDIFDRMSKEFGVVPNVHHYGCLVDLLGRAGRLDQAYQLIMSMDMKPDSKIWRTLLGACKIHNYETLGERVVDHLIELKALEAGDYVLLMNIYSSAENWEKLAELRKFMKEKAIQTTPGCSTIILNGTVHEFLVDDVSHPRKDEIYRMLDEINSQLKIAGYVADVSSELHKLGTEEKGYALSYHSEKLAIAFGVLATPPGTTIRLAKNLRTCVDCHNFGRILSGVYNRTIIVRDRSRFHHFREGRCSCNGYW
- the LOC133745064 gene encoding protein RKD2-like, which codes for MVQDYTFIDALPFMESCLPSLDIQPIRLFPGDDFSFGDNGNETENGVNSELFASGEHVGEERERKRKRRCMRIDHEVKSGSSTRSYSSSRLLSRETISPYFYMPITQAAKELNIGLTLLKKRCRELGIRRWPHRKLTSLQTLIRNIQELGKEEEENEEKLRNAIELLEREKKLMEEAPDMQLEDNTKRLRQACFKANYKKRKIMGKNLIDYPPHSSNFSTIDTRGGKSIAILDNRGDEEDEEIKSLLSDSFSSSSSMMI